In Kogia breviceps isolate mKogBre1 chromosome 7, mKogBre1 haplotype 1, whole genome shotgun sequence, a single window of DNA contains:
- the CNGA4 gene encoding LOW QUALITY PROTEIN: cyclic nucleotide-gated channel alpha-4 (The sequence of the model RefSeq protein was modified relative to this genomic sequence to represent the inferred CDS: substituted 5 bases at 5 genomic stop codons) yields MSQDSKVKTTESSSSAPPKARKLLPFLDPSGDYYHWWLNTMVFPVMYNLIVVVCRACFPDLQHYYLVAWLVLDCTSDLLYLLDLVVRFHTGFLEQGILVVDKGRISSHYVRTXSFFLDLVSLLPTEVAYVSLGPHTPTLRLNRFLRVPRLFEAFDRMETRTVYPDAFRIAKLMLYVFVVIHWNSRLYFALSWXLGFGRDAWVYHDPAQPGFEKLPRQYLYSFYFSTLILTTVGDTPLPDREEEYLFMVGDFLLAVMGFATIMGSMSSVIYNMNTADAAFYPDHALVKKYMKLHHVNRRLEQRVIDWYQHLQINKKMTNEVAILQHLPEQLRAEVAVSVHLPTLSRVQIFQNCEASLLEELVLKLQPQTYSPGEYVCRKGDVGREMYIIQEGQLAVVADDGVTQYAVLGAGLYFGEISIINIKGNMSGNRRTADIKSLGYSDLFCLSKEDLQEVLTEYPQAQAVKEEKGREILLKMNKLDVNAEATEIALQEATEAQLXGLDQQLDDLHTKFAXLLAELESSALKITYRIKRLEWPTREXPMPEELAEADDEGETGERTSKDGEGRAGQEGPPSPE; encoded by the exons ATGAGCCAGGACAGCAAAGTGAAGACGACAGAGTCCAGCAGTTCTGCCCCACCCAAGGCCAG GAAGTTGCTGCCTTTCCTGGACCCATCTGGGGATTACTACCACTGGTGGCTGAACACTATGGTCTTCCCAGTAATGTATAACCTCATCGTCGTCGTGTGCAG AGCCTGCTTCCCCGACCTGCAGCACTATTATCTGGTGGCCTGGTTAGTACTGGACTGCACGAGTGACCTGCTCTACCTACTGGACCTCGTGGTGCGCTTCCACACTG GATTCTTGGAACAGGGCATACTGGTGGTGGACAAGGGTAGGATCTCGAGTCATTACGTTCGCACCTAGAGCTTCTTCTTGGACCTGGTTTCCCTGTTACCCACGGAAGTGGCCTACGTGAGTCTGGGTCCGCACACACCCACGCTGAGGCTGAACCGCTTTCTGCGGGTGCCCCGCCTCTTTGAGGCCTTTGACCGCATGGAGACCCGCACAGTTTACCCGGATGCCTTCCGCATCGCCAAGCTGATGCTTTACGTTTTTGTTGTCATCCATTGGAACAGCCGCCTATACTTTGCCTTGTCCTGGTAGCTGGGCTTCGGGCGTGACGCCTGGGTGTACCACGACCCCGCGCAGCCTGGCTTTGAGAAGCTGCCGCGCCAGTACCTCTATAGCTTTTACTTCTCCACGCTGATCCTGACCACCGTGGGCGATACGCCGCTGCCAGACCGGGAGGAGGAGTACCTCTTCATGGTGGGAGACTTCCTACTGGCCGTCATGGGTTTCGCCACCATCATGGGTAGCATGAGCTCTGTCATCTACAACATGAACACTGCAGATGCAGCCTTCTACCCAGACCATGCCCTGGTGAAGAAATACATGAAGCTGCATCACGTCAACCGCAGGCTGGAGCAGCGAGTCATTGACTG GTACCAGCACCTGCAGATCAACAAGAAGATGACCAATGAGGTAGCCATCTTACAGCACTTGCCTGAGCAGTTGCGGGCAGAAGTGGCCGTGTCTGTACACCTGCCTACTCTGAGCCGGGTGCAGatcttccagaactgtgaggccaGCCTGCTGGAGGAGCTGGTGCTGAAGCTGCAGCCCCAGACCTACTCACCAGGCGAATATGTCTGCCGCAAGGGGGACGTTGGCCGAGAAATGTACATCATCCAAGAGGGTCAGCTGGCTGTGGTAGCCGATGATGGTGTCACTCAGTATGCTGTGCTTGGTGCAGGGCTCTACTTTGGGGAGATCAGCATCATCAACATCAAAG GGAACATGTCTGGGAACCGCCGTACAGCCGACATCAAGAGTCTAGGTTATTCAGATCTGTTCTGCCTGAGCAAGGAGGACCTGCAGGAAGTGCTGACTGAGTATCCACAGGCCCAGGCCGTCAAGGAGGAAAAGGGCCGTGAGATCCTGCTCAAAATGAACAAGTTGGACGTAAATGCCGAGGCAACTGAGATCGCCCTACAGGAGGCCACGGAGGCCCAGCTGTGAGGCCTCGACCAGCAACTCGATGATCTGCATACCAAGTTCGCATGACTCCTGGCTGAGCTGGAGTCCAGTGCGCTCAAGATCACCTATCGCATCAAGCGGCTGGAGTGGCCGACTCGGGAGTGACCAATGCCTGAGGAGCTGGCCGAGGCCGATGATGAGGGCGAAACTGGGGAGCGAACGTCCAAGGATGGAGAGGGCAGAGCTGGCCAGGAGGGACCCCCAAGCCCAGAGTGA